A single region of the Pseudorhodoplanes sp. genome encodes:
- a CDS encoding NAD(P)-dependent oxidoreductase produces the protein METDTTPFTKEIRVKTGFIGLGRMGRAIATRFVNAGHDLSVYNRTPGKTGELAAAGAAVAASIADACRGREVVVSMLSDDAALEQVAFAAGGVCESLGAGGIHMVMGTHGTAAIRCAQERHARAGQHLVSAPVLGRPDVAAAGQLGVVLAGPPDATERCRPLIAAIARRVFEAGNKPEHAAAVKLANSLVLGCAIEAMAEGFSLIRKYGVKADVLYDVLTEGLFSAPAYKGYGKLIADRDYLNVGFTVQLGLKDVKLVLGAAGAENVPLPAVNVLHDHLLSAIAHGSAHKDWAAVAEEQAQSAGLD, from the coding sequence ATGGAAACTGACACCACTCCGTTCACCAAGGAGATCCGCGTGAAGACTGGCTTCATTGGGCTGGGTCGCATGGGTCGCGCCATCGCGACGCGCTTTGTCAACGCGGGCCACGACCTCTCTGTCTATAATCGCACGCCCGGAAAGACCGGCGAGCTTGCCGCTGCCGGTGCAGCGGTCGCCGCCAGCATCGCGGACGCCTGCCGGGGACGCGAGGTTGTGGTCAGCATGCTGTCCGACGACGCCGCGCTCGAACAGGTCGCCTTCGCCGCCGGCGGCGTGTGCGAGTCGCTCGGCGCCGGCGGCATTCACATGGTGATGGGCACCCACGGCACCGCCGCGATCCGCTGCGCGCAGGAGCGCCATGCGCGGGCCGGCCAGCACCTCGTCAGCGCGCCCGTGCTCGGCAGACCGGACGTGGCGGCGGCGGGACAATTGGGTGTCGTGCTGGCCGGACCGCCGGATGCCACCGAGAGATGCCGGCCGCTGATCGCCGCGATTGCGCGCCGCGTGTTCGAGGCCGGCAACAAGCCCGAGCATGCCGCAGCTGTGAAGCTCGCCAACAGCCTGGTGCTCGGCTGCGCGATCGAGGCCATGGCCGAGGGATTTTCCCTGATCCGGAAATACGGTGTGAAAGCCGATGTTCTCTACGATGTCTTGACAGAAGGGCTGTTCTCGGCGCCGGCTTACAAGGGATACGGAAAGCTGATCGCGGATCGCGATTATCTGAATGTGGGATTCACGGTTCAGCTGGGACTCAAGGACGTCAAGCTGGTCCTTGGAGCGGCGGGCGCCGAGAACGTGCCGCTTCCGGCGGTCAATGTGCTGCATGACCATCTGCTCAGCGCCATCGCGCACGGCAGCGCGCACAAGGACTGGGCTGCCGTAGCCGAAGAGCAGGCGCAGTCGGCCGGTCTCGACTAG
- a CDS encoding DUF2312 domain-containing protein has protein sequence MPATAVAEKPDTANAPTVAANELRQFVERIERLEEEKKTISDDIKEVFAEMKGRGFDVKVVRQLLRLRKRDKAELQEEEAILDLYKQALGMI, from the coding sequence ATGCCCGCAACAGCCGTCGCCGAAAAGCCGGATACCGCCAACGCTCCCACTGTGGCCGCCAATGAGTTGCGGCAATTCGTTGAACGGATCGAGCGCCTGGAAGAAGAGAAGAAGACGATCTCCGACGATATCAAGGAAGTCTTCGCGGAGATGAAGGGGCGCGGATTTGACGTCAAAGTGGTGCGGCAGCTTCTTCGGCTGCGCAAGCGCGACAAGGCGGAGCTGCAGGAAGAAGAAGCCATTCTTGACCTGTACAAGCAGGCCTTGGGGATGATCTGA
- a CDS encoding DUF2312 domain-containing protein — MPATAGAAAQEGTAGPVKAFVERAEKLEGEKKAIFSGICGVYAESKANGFKIGPRHQRGTNINRLAGLPAA; from the coding sequence ATGCCAGCCACCGCCGGTGCTGCCGCCCAAGAAGGAACGGCCGGACCAGTAAAGGCGTTCGTCGAGCGCGCGGAAAAGCTGGAAGGGGAAAAGAAGGCGATCTTCAGCGGCATTTGCGGCGTCTATGCCGAGTCGAAGGCAAACGGTTTCAAAATTGGCCCTCGTCATCAGCGTGGCACTAACATCAACCGCTTGGCCGGATTGCCGGCAGCCTAA
- a CDS encoding lytic murein transglycosylase, whose translation MAAQCGGDFNAWLASFQREAAGKGISQRSISALSGLAPDPQVISLDRRQGHFKRSFEAFGLPRIAQRIGKARSMMQRHGALLKHIEQQYGVPGSVVIAIWGLETDFGAVQGRQPVLRSLATLAHDCRRTERFQNELMDALRILDRGDLSPQEMRGAWAGELGQTQFLASSYYKFAVDFDGNGKRDLIRSVPDVLGSTANYLRGYGWQRGAAYTEGSRNFQVLKEWNKSPVYQKTIAVFAARLDGVQ comes from the coding sequence TTGGCCGCACAATGCGGCGGTGATTTCAACGCCTGGCTCGCAAGTTTCCAGCGGGAAGCGGCAGGCAAGGGAATTTCGCAACGGTCTATTTCGGCGCTGTCCGGGCTGGCACCGGATCCGCAGGTGATCTCCCTCGACCGACGGCAGGGGCATTTCAAGCGCAGCTTTGAGGCATTTGGCCTACCGCGCATCGCACAGCGTATCGGCAAGGCCAGAAGCATGATGCAGCGGCACGGCGCGTTGCTGAAACACATCGAGCAGCAATACGGCGTGCCGGGATCGGTGGTGATCGCGATCTGGGGATTGGAAACCGATTTCGGCGCGGTGCAAGGGCGGCAGCCGGTGCTGCGGTCGCTGGCGACGCTTGCGCATGATTGCCGGCGTACCGAGCGCTTTCAGAATGAATTAATGGACGCCCTGCGCATTCTCGATCGCGGCGATCTCTCGCCGCAGGAAATGCGCGGCGCCTGGGCGGGCGAACTCGGCCAGACGCAGTTCCTGGCGTCGTCCTATTACAAATTCGCCGTCGATTTCGACGGCAACGGCAAGCGCGATCTAATCCGCTCGGTGCCGGACGTGCTCGGCTCCACCGCCAATTACCTGCGCGGTTATGGCTGGCAGCGCGGCGCGGCCTATACCGAGGGCTCGCGCAATTTCCAGGTTCTGAAAGAGTGGAACAAGTCGCCGGTCTATCAGAAGACCATCGCGGTCTTCGCGGCGCGGCTCGACGGCGTGCAATAA
- a CDS encoding tripartite tricarboxylate transporter substrate-binding protein produces MRTFAVVFTVLASLAAFISPSAAQTYPDRAITVIVPYPPGGNTDVIARIVLEGMGQNLGQRFVIENVGGAGGTTGSARAARAAPDGYTLLVGQMGTHAASVGLYGSKLPYHPLNDFEHVTQFTDTPIGVFVKKDFPARTLQELADILKKDASRLSNGHGGVGATSHVSCLLFTSLVGARSPMVAYRGSGPALNDLITGQYDFLCDQIPHTIGHVEAGSIRILAVAQTERATVLPNVPTTTEAGLPQFQASGWNAMFAPKGTPQHVIDKLAAAASKALDDPAVRKRLQDIGAIVPPPERRGPQALRDFVAAEIDKWTPVIKAAGVGLN; encoded by the coding sequence ATGCGGACTTTTGCGGTCGTTTTCACCGTGCTGGCCTCTCTTGCAGCCTTCATCTCGCCATCGGCCGCGCAGACCTATCCGGATCGCGCGATCACAGTGATCGTGCCCTATCCGCCCGGCGGCAATACCGACGTGATTGCCCGCATCGTGCTGGAAGGCATGGGCCAGAATCTTGGCCAACGTTTTGTGATAGAGAATGTCGGAGGCGCCGGCGGCACGACAGGCTCGGCGCGTGCAGCTCGCGCTGCGCCCGACGGTTACACCCTGCTGGTTGGCCAGATGGGAACGCACGCCGCAAGCGTTGGCCTCTATGGCAGCAAGCTGCCTTATCATCCGCTGAACGACTTCGAGCATGTGACACAATTCACCGACACCCCGATCGGCGTGTTCGTGAAGAAGGATTTCCCCGCGCGCACGTTGCAGGAGCTGGCGGACATTCTGAAGAAGGATGCGTCGAGGCTCAGCAACGGCCACGGCGGCGTCGGCGCGACATCGCATGTGAGCTGCCTGCTGTTCACGTCGCTGGTCGGCGCGCGCTCGCCGATGGTCGCCTATCGCGGCTCGGGGCCGGCGCTGAACGATCTCATCACCGGCCAATACGATTTCCTGTGCGACCAGATCCCGCACACCATCGGCCATGTCGAAGCGGGCTCGATCCGCATTCTGGCGGTAGCGCAAACCGAGCGCGCAACTGTTCTGCCGAATGTCCCGACCACCACCGAAGCCGGTCTGCCGCAATTCCAGGCGTCGGGCTGGAACGCCATGTTCGCGCCCAAGGGCACGCCGCAGCACGTGATCGACAAGCTTGCCGCCGCCGCCAGCAAGGCGCTCGACGATCCGGCTGTGCGCAAGCGGCTGCAGGATATCGGCGCCATCGTGCCGCCGCCGGAGCGCCGCGGCCCGCAAGCCTTGCGCGATTTCGTAGCGGCGGAGATCGACAAATGGACGCCGGTGATCAAGGCGGCGGGTGTGGGGCTTAACTGA
- a CDS encoding fumarylacetoacetate hydrolase family protein, producing MQSIFPGWRFQGPDTIAANGFHAALLLGPHQPIAGLHATNLLDTFANFDVTLFCDGKVVDRGKGSNVLGSPLSALRHLVDVLAGDAVNPPLRAGEIITTGTLTRAFPVAAGQVWTTRIDRLALEGLKLAIV from the coding sequence GTGCAATCGATCTTTCCGGGCTGGCGCTTTCAGGGACCCGACACGATTGCAGCGAACGGCTTTCATGCCGCGCTGCTGCTCGGCCCGCACCAGCCGATTGCCGGTCTGCACGCGACGAATCTGCTCGACACCTTTGCGAATTTCGACGTCACGCTATTTTGCGACGGAAAGGTCGTGGATCGCGGGAAAGGCTCGAACGTGCTCGGGAGCCCGCTCTCGGCCCTGCGTCATCTTGTCGACGTGCTGGCGGGCGATGCAGTCAACCCGCCGCTGCGCGCCGGCGAAATCATTACCACCGGCACCCTGACGCGGGCATTTCCTGTTGCCGCCGGCCAGGTATGGACGACCCGTATCGACCGCCTTGCGCTCGAGGGCCTCAAGCTCGCGATCGTCTGA
- a CDS encoding DUF1244 domain-containing protein, whose protein sequence is MDDKTRTELEAAVYRRLIEHLRERTDVQNIELMNLAGFCRNCLSNWMKEAADARGLPMSKDESREMVYGMPYDEWRAKHQKEARPEQKAAFEKGRQH, encoded by the coding sequence ATGGACGACAAGACTCGCACGGAACTGGAAGCCGCCGTCTATCGCCGCCTGATTGAGCATCTGCGCGAGCGCACCGATGTGCAGAATATCGAGCTGATGAATCTCGCCGGCTTCTGCCGCAACTGCCTCTCCAACTGGATGAAGGAGGCCGCCGACGCCAGGGGGCTCCCCATGAGCAAGGATGAGAGCCGGGAGATGGTCTACGGCATGCCTTATGATGAGTGGCGGGCGAAGCACCAGAAAGAGGCACGTCCGGAACAGAAGGCCGCTTTCGAGAAGGGCCGGCAGCATTAA
- a CDS encoding molybdopterin cofactor-binding domain-containing protein, which produces MTAAEKRVDMQGPSRRDVLRGGAGLSFAFVLSAPLLEGAQAYASTPGKLNAYVNIATDGTITIMAPAPEMGQAVITSIPLIIAEELDADWSMVRIQQSPIAPEYAHPIFKSQFVVGSVTLRGYWPVIRTAGAQARRVLIDAAAEKWDVPASELTTEPSMVVHAASDRKMSYGEIASFAKVPETLPAVKPEELKPPSKFRLIGTDVPRVDVPDKVSGKPLYAIDVQLPRMLYGTIVRPPFKGSGPKSFNRDEIKKQPGIVDAVAFDHAIGIIGESVPAVFNARQKVKVEWRDAPGAKVNSEADLREYLADVRDPEKKGVTARKTGDANAAFKSAARRHTSEFTNDHVYHAQMEPHSCTASVTPDGVEVWTGTQWPTKAVTLAATAAGVSPDKVKINPLQMGGAYGRNAFVEYVTDAVLLSKVVQKPLKMIQSREDDVVAGRFRPMTAQRIDVALDANNKVTGWRHRIAAETVVPYVYGQARMDAQKGVDHIVVAGADVPFYDIPAHTTDHIYEERGVRTAAWRGIGAGYTNYAIEVVLDELARQSKQDPFAYRLALLKDPRAKKVVETAARMAEWSRKRDGRALGIAFNKLGLPPIGFSMSGTVAEISIDRRNASIRVHNIWCAVDVGLPVQPVNIVAQVEGSIIYALGSALKERITIKDGQVEQTNLHDYQIMRMSEIPQIHVEVIRSGDIPLPVGELGIGGTVPAVANAFMAMTGQTLRAMPFTPDRVRVALARS; this is translated from the coding sequence ATGACAGCTGCAGAAAAGCGCGTCGATATGCAGGGACCCAGCCGCCGCGATGTTCTGAGAGGTGGTGCCGGATTGTCATTCGCGTTCGTCCTGAGCGCACCTCTGCTCGAAGGTGCACAGGCGTATGCGTCGACCCCCGGCAAACTGAATGCGTACGTGAATATCGCGACCGACGGCACGATCACCATTATGGCGCCAGCACCCGAGATGGGGCAGGCAGTGATCACATCCATTCCGTTGATTATCGCCGAGGAGCTGGATGCGGACTGGTCCATGGTCAGGATCCAGCAATCGCCGATTGCGCCGGAATATGCCCATCCCATCTTCAAGTCACAGTTCGTCGTCGGCAGTGTCACGTTGCGCGGTTATTGGCCGGTCATCCGGACCGCCGGAGCTCAGGCTCGGCGCGTCCTCATCGACGCGGCAGCGGAAAAATGGGACGTGCCTGCGAGCGAATTGACGACCGAGCCGAGCATGGTCGTTCATGCCGCGTCGGACCGGAAGATGAGTTACGGCGAGATTGCAAGTTTCGCCAAGGTTCCGGAGACACTGCCGGCGGTGAAGCCGGAAGAGCTCAAGCCGCCAAGCAAGTTCCGGCTGATTGGCACCGATGTTCCGCGTGTCGACGTTCCGGACAAGGTCTCGGGCAAGCCCCTTTACGCAATCGATGTTCAGCTGCCCAGAATGTTGTACGGGACGATCGTGCGCCCGCCATTCAAAGGCTCGGGCCCGAAATCCTTCAATCGGGACGAGATCAAGAAGCAGCCGGGAATTGTCGATGCGGTGGCCTTCGACCATGCCATCGGCATCATCGGTGAAAGCGTTCCCGCGGTGTTCAATGCGCGTCAGAAGGTGAAAGTGGAGTGGCGCGATGCGCCGGGCGCGAAGGTCAATTCCGAGGCAGATCTGCGCGAATATCTTGCCGATGTTCGTGATCCGGAAAAGAAGGGAGTGACTGCCCGAAAGACCGGCGATGCGAACGCGGCTTTCAAATCGGCTGCGCGCAGACATACCAGCGAATTCACCAACGACCATGTCTATCACGCGCAAATGGAGCCGCACTCCTGCACTGCGTCGGTGACGCCGGACGGCGTCGAAGTGTGGACAGGCACGCAATGGCCGACCAAGGCGGTGACGCTCGCCGCGACGGCAGCTGGCGTGTCGCCTGACAAGGTAAAGATAAATCCGCTGCAGATGGGCGGCGCCTATGGACGCAATGCCTTCGTCGAGTACGTCACGGATGCTGTGCTGCTTTCGAAAGTAGTGCAGAAGCCGCTCAAGATGATCCAGAGCCGCGAGGACGACGTTGTGGCGGGGCGCTTCCGGCCCATGACGGCTCAGCGTATCGACGTGGCTCTCGATGCCAACAACAAAGTGACCGGCTGGCGGCACCGCATCGCGGCGGAAACCGTCGTGCCGTATGTCTACGGCCAGGCACGCATGGATGCGCAGAAGGGCGTCGATCACATTGTCGTCGCCGGAGCCGATGTTCCATTCTACGACATCCCCGCGCATACAACTGACCACATCTACGAAGAGCGCGGCGTGCGCACGGCAGCCTGGCGCGGCATCGGGGCGGGTTACACCAACTACGCCATCGAGGTTGTGCTTGACGAACTGGCACGGCAATCCAAGCAGGATCCGTTCGCCTATCGTCTGGCCCTGCTCAAGGATCCGCGCGCGAAGAAAGTGGTCGAGACGGCCGCGCGGATGGCGGAATGGAGCCGCAAGCGCGATGGCCGAGCGCTCGGCATCGCCTTCAACAAGCTGGGATTGCCGCCGATCGGCTTCTCCATGTCTGGCACGGTAGCGGAGATCTCGATTGATCGCCGCAATGCATCAATTCGCGTCCATAACATCTGGTGCGCTGTGGATGTCGGCCTGCCGGTCCAGCCGGTGAATATCGTCGCGCAGGTCGAAGGGTCGATCATCTACGCCTTGGGAAGCGCACTCAAGGAGCGGATCACGATCAAGGATGGACAGGTCGAGCAGACCAATCTGCATGACTATCAGATCATGCGGATGTCGGAGATTCCACAGATCCATGTGGAAGTGATCCGCAGCGGCGACATCCCGCTTCCCGTCGGCGAACTCGGCATTGGCGGCACTGTGCCGGCTGTGGCCAACGCCTTCATGGCAATGACTGGACAGACGCTCCGTGCGATGCCGTTCACACCGGACCGCGTCCGGGTGGCGCTCGCGCGCTCCTGA
- a CDS encoding (2Fe-2S)-binding protein, translating into MTEVMLTVNGKAVRVTAEPDTPLLWVVREHLKLTGSKYGCGVAACGACTVHVDGKAVRSCQIKLSQVAGRKVTTIEGLSEKGDHPLQKAWIAEQVPQCGYCQSGQIMQAAELLAKTKTPTREQIIEHMDGNLCRCGTYSRIVRAIERAAKEA; encoded by the coding sequence ATGACGGAGGTCATGTTAACGGTCAATGGCAAGGCGGTGCGCGTGACAGCCGAGCCGGACACGCCATTGCTTTGGGTGGTGCGAGAGCATCTCAAGCTCACAGGATCAAAATACGGATGCGGAGTCGCCGCCTGCGGCGCCTGCACCGTGCATGTCGACGGCAAGGCGGTCCGCTCTTGTCAGATCAAGCTGTCGCAGGTCGCCGGCCGCAAGGTGACGACAATCGAGGGCCTGTCGGAGAAGGGCGATCATCCTTTGCAGAAGGCCTGGATCGCCGAACAGGTGCCGCAATGCGGCTATTGCCAGTCCGGCCAAATCATGCAGGCGGCAGAGCTGCTGGCGAAAACCAAGACGCCGACGCGCGAGCAGATCATCGAGCATATGGACGGCAATCTCTGCCGCTGCGGTACCTATTCGCGCATTGTGCGCGCCATCGAACGCGCAGCAAAGGAGGCCTGA